In the Deltaproteobacteria bacterium genome, one interval contains:
- a CDS encoding DUF1415 domain-containing protein → MVTTAELEALARNDRYLHEFVEAFRLCPYAKSCRESGKLHRRVLRSRDEALPAIREIEALPEQDVEVALLILPSEPASGEPSARDFAAFCAGLRERMFAAHGGDAPFYCVAFHPDLPRDLLDANRAVHFIRRSPDPTLQLVRASVLRAVRGESGGGSRYVDTSKLSLEEAMALASPLSLAERIAQTNFATLQREGAGRLEALLSSFRRR, encoded by the coding sequence GTGGTGACCACGGCGGAACTGGAGGCGCTGGCGAGGAACGATCGCTACCTCCACGAGTTCGTGGAGGCGTTCCGCCTCTGCCCCTACGCGAAGTCTTGCCGGGAGAGCGGCAAGCTCCACAGGCGCGTCCTCCGGAGTCGCGACGAAGCGCTCCCGGCCATCCGGGAGATCGAAGCGTTGCCGGAGCAGGACGTGGAGGTCGCCCTGCTCATCCTTCCCTCCGAGCCGGCGTCCGGCGAGCCTTCGGCCCGCGACTTCGCCGCGTTCTGCGCCGGGCTCCGCGAGCGGATGTTCGCCGCACACGGCGGCGACGCGCCGTTCTACTGCGTCGCTTTCCATCCCGATCTTCCCCGGGACCTGCTCGACGCCAACCGGGCCGTACACTTCATCCGCCGGAGCCCGGATCCGACCCTCCAGCTCGTACGGGCGTCCGTTCTCCGGGCGGTCCGGGGCGAGAGCGGCGGAGGCTCACGCTACGTGGACACCAGCAAGCTGTCGCTGGAGGAGGCGATGGCCTTGGCGAGCCCGCTCAGTCTCGCCGAGCGGATCGCGCAGACGAATTTCGCCACTCTCCAGCGCGAAGGCGCCGGTCGGCTGGAGGCGCTGCTCTCGTCGTTCCGACGCCGCTGA
- a CDS encoding O-acetyl-ADP-ribose deacetylase: MIEVTEGDITLLDVDAIVNAANESLLGGGGVDGAIHRRAGPELLAECRTLGGARTGEAKMTRGHRLKARHVIHCVGPVWQGGSRGEPEALASCYRNALRLAKQHSLRSIAFPAISTGAYGYPLEQATQIAIREARTFEQTDPALRIVFCCFSKWDAETYRKALGAA; encoded by the coding sequence ATGATCGAAGTGACCGAAGGGGACATCACGCTCCTCGACGTCGATGCCATCGTCAACGCCGCGAACGAGTCGCTGCTCGGCGGCGGCGGCGTGGACGGCGCCATCCACCGCCGCGCGGGCCCGGAGCTGCTCGCGGAATGCCGGACCCTGGGCGGCGCTCGCACCGGCGAGGCGAAAATGACGCGCGGCCATCGCCTGAAAGCGCGCCACGTCATCCACTGCGTCGGTCCCGTCTGGCAAGGCGGCAGCCGCGGCGAACCGGAAGCGCTGGCCTCGTGCTACCGGAATGCGCTGCGCCTGGCGAAGCAGCACTCGCTGCGGAGCATCGCGTTCCCGGCGATCTCTACCGGGGCCTACGGGTACCCGCTGGAGCAGGCCACGCAGATCGCCATCCGCGAAGCGCGTACCTTCGAGCAAACGGATCCCGCGCTGCGCATCGTCTTCTGCTGCTTCTCGAAATGGGACGCGGAGACGTACCGAAAGGCCCTTGGCGCGGCATGA
- the carB gene encoding carbamoyl-phosphate synthase large subunit, with translation MPRRKDLKSILLLGSGPIVIGQACEFDYSGVQALKALREEGYRTILLNSNPATIMTDAEWADRTYIEPITVEAAERIIAVERPDAVLPTMGGQTALNLAVQLAKQGILARYGCQLIGAQLDAIEKAEDRQRFKDCMTAIGIDVPRSGVGHSLDDVMRIGLELGFPLILRPSFTLGGLGGGIAYNREELEELGARALGYSPTHEVLIEESVLGWKEFELEVMRDKADNVVIICSIENVDPMGVHTGDSITVAPAQTLSDVEYQAMRDMARQVIRAIGVETGGSNIQFGVHPDTGRIVVIEMNPRVSRSSALASKATGFPIAKIAAKLAVGYTLDEITNDITKTTPSSFEPAIDYCVVKIPRFNFEKFPHADQTLTTSMKSVGEVMSIGRTFAIALQKALRSMENRTDGLDSPLRRDGARAQYSAEELEQIRKEVKTPTPRRLFWLAEACRAGIAAQELYALSAIDPWFIREVQLLVDAEGQIADSAKGLRAGAHVPDLVRWKRLGFSDKRIGRLTGRTEADIATQREAMNLHPVFKRVDTCAAEFEANTPYLYSSYEDEDEVRPDDRKKVLILGSGPNRIGQGIEFDYCCVQASFALRAAGYETLMVNCNPETVSTDYDTSDRLYFEPLTLEDVLAVARREKPIGAIVQFGGQTPLKLARGLEKAGIRILGTSVDAIDAAEDRELWSKVVEDLKLRQPDHGIARSPDEALATARRIGYPVMVRPSFVLGGRAMEVVYDDAGLVQYSTEAVQASEERPILIDRFLKDATEVDVDCVGEGKEYVVAGVMEHIEEAGIHSGDSACALPPFSLAKEIVADIARQTLALARHLRVVGCMNVQFAVQGGRIHVLEGNPRASRTVPFVGKATGVPWAKIAALCTVGKSLSEQGIRGTAVPRHLSVKEAVFPFHRFSKADTILGPEMRSTGEVMGVDDSFPRAFAKAQIAAGNALPLGGRVFISVRDEDKAGVVELGARLVKLGFEIVATVGTAEFFRAHGVPCEKVFKVAEGRPHIVDKLIDGEIALVFNTTSGKKAIEDSYSIRRQTLMHGIPYFTALTSCRAAVAAIEALTQGPLTVKSLQEYHSAA, from the coding sequence ATGCCCCGAAGAAAAGACCTCAAGTCCATTCTCCTCCTCGGCTCTGGTCCCATCGTCATCGGGCAGGCCTGCGAGTTCGATTACTCGGGCGTGCAGGCGCTGAAGGCGCTGCGGGAAGAGGGGTACCGCACCATCCTCCTGAACTCCAATCCCGCGACGATCATGACGGACGCGGAGTGGGCCGATCGCACCTACATCGAACCCATCACCGTGGAAGCGGCGGAGCGGATCATCGCTGTCGAACGCCCCGACGCCGTCCTCCCCACCATGGGCGGCCAGACGGCGCTGAACCTGGCGGTGCAGCTGGCGAAACAGGGGATCCTGGCCAGGTACGGCTGCCAGCTCATCGGGGCACAGCTCGATGCGATCGAGAAGGCGGAAGACCGCCAACGCTTCAAGGACTGCATGACCGCCATCGGCATCGACGTGCCGAGGTCCGGCGTCGGGCACTCGCTGGACGACGTGATGCGCATCGGTCTGGAGCTTGGGTTCCCGCTCATCCTGCGGCCCAGCTTCACGCTCGGCGGCCTGGGCGGGGGCATCGCCTACAACCGCGAGGAGCTGGAGGAGCTGGGCGCGCGGGCCTTGGGGTACAGCCCGACGCACGAGGTGCTGATCGAGGAATCAGTCCTGGGCTGGAAGGAGTTCGAGCTGGAGGTGATGCGCGACAAGGCGGACAACGTCGTCATCATCTGCAGCATCGAAAACGTGGACCCGATGGGGGTGCATACCGGCGACTCCATCACGGTGGCGCCCGCGCAGACCCTCTCCGACGTCGAGTACCAGGCGATGCGCGACATGGCGCGCCAGGTGATCCGCGCCATCGGCGTCGAGACCGGCGGGTCGAACATCCAGTTCGGCGTCCATCCGGACACGGGGCGCATCGTGGTGATCGAGATGAACCCGCGAGTCAGCCGGTCCTCGGCGCTGGCCTCCAAGGCGACGGGATTTCCCATCGCGAAGATCGCCGCGAAGCTCGCCGTCGGGTACACCCTCGACGAGATCACCAACGACATCACCAAGACGACGCCCTCGAGCTTCGAGCCCGCCATCGACTACTGCGTGGTGAAGATTCCCCGCTTCAACTTCGAGAAGTTCCCGCACGCGGACCAGACGCTCACCACCAGCATGAAGTCGGTCGGCGAGGTGATGTCCATCGGGCGCACCTTCGCCATCGCGCTGCAGAAGGCGCTGCGCTCCATGGAGAATCGGACCGACGGGCTCGACTCTCCGCTCCGCCGCGACGGCGCCCGCGCGCAGTACTCCGCCGAGGAGCTGGAGCAAATCCGCAAGGAAGTGAAGACGCCGACGCCGCGCCGCCTCTTCTGGCTGGCGGAGGCCTGCCGCGCCGGCATTGCCGCCCAGGAGCTCTACGCGCTGTCGGCCATCGACCCCTGGTTCATTCGCGAGGTCCAGTTGCTCGTCGACGCGGAAGGGCAGATCGCCGACTCCGCCAAGGGTCTCCGCGCTGGCGCACACGTCCCCGACCTCGTCCGCTGGAAGCGGCTCGGCTTCTCGGACAAGCGCATCGGGCGCCTCACCGGACGCACGGAGGCCGACATCGCCACGCAGCGCGAGGCGATGAATCTCCACCCCGTCTTCAAGCGCGTCGACACCTGCGCCGCGGAATTCGAGGCGAACACCCCGTACCTCTACTCCAGCTACGAGGACGAGGACGAAGTCCGCCCCGACGACCGCAAGAAGGTGCTGATCCTCGGATCGGGACCGAACCGCATCGGCCAGGGCATCGAGTTCGATTACTGCTGCGTGCAGGCCTCCTTTGCGCTCAGGGCCGCCGGTTACGAAACCCTGATGGTCAACTGCAATCCCGAGACGGTGTCGACCGACTACGACACCTCCGACCGGTTGTACTTCGAGCCCCTGACGCTCGAGGACGTGCTGGCGGTGGCGCGGCGGGAGAAGCCCATCGGCGCCATCGTGCAGTTCGGTGGCCAGACGCCGCTCAAGCTCGCCCGCGGGCTGGAGAAGGCGGGTATCCGGATCCTCGGCACCAGCGTCGACGCCATCGACGCTGCCGAGGACCGCGAGCTGTGGTCGAAGGTCGTCGAGGATTTGAAGCTGCGCCAGCCCGATCACGGCATCGCCAGGAGCCCCGACGAGGCGCTCGCCACGGCCCGCCGCATCGGCTATCCGGTGATGGTGCGGCCCAGCTTCGTGCTCGGCGGACGCGCGATGGAGGTCGTCTACGACGACGCCGGCCTCGTGCAGTACTCGACCGAGGCGGTGCAGGCGTCCGAAGAGCGGCCGATCCTCATCGACCGCTTCCTCAAGGACGCCACCGAAGTCGACGTCGACTGCGTGGGCGAAGGCAAGGAATACGTCGTCGCCGGAGTGATGGAGCACATCGAGGAGGCCGGCATCCATTCGGGCGACTCGGCCTGCGCGCTGCCTCCGTTCTCGCTGGCGAAGGAGATCGTCGCGGACATCGCGCGGCAGACCCTCGCCTTGGCCCGGCACCTCCGCGTGGTCGGATGCATGAACGTGCAGTTCGCGGTCCAAGGCGGCCGGATTCACGTCCTGGAAGGAAATCCGCGCGCCTCGCGCACGGTGCCGTTCGTGGGCAAGGCCACCGGCGTGCCGTGGGCGAAGATCGCGGCGCTCTGCACGGTGGGGAAGTCGCTTTCGGAGCAGGGCATCCGCGGCACCGCGGTCCCGCGCCATCTCAGCGTCAAGGAAGCGGTGTTTCCCTTCCACCGCTTCTCCAAGGCGGACACCATCCTCGGTCCAGAGATGCGCTCCACCGGCGAAGTGATGGGCGTCGACGATTCGTTCCCGCGCGCTTTCGCGAAGGCGCAGATCGCCGCGGGAAACGCTCTGCCTCTCGGCGGCCGCGTCTTCATCTCCGTGCGCGACGAGGACAAGGCCGGCGTGGTGGAGCTGGGAGCCCGGCTGGTGAAGTTGGGCTTCGAGATCGTGGCGACCGTGGGGACAGCGGAGTTCTTCCGTGCGCACGGCGTGCCCTGCGAGAAGGTCTTCAAGGTCGCCGAAGGACGGCCGCACATCGTGGACAAGCTGATCGACGGCGAGATCGCGCTCGTCTTCAACACCACGAGCGGAAAGAAGGCCATCGAGGACAGCTACAGCATCCGCCGCCAGACGCTCATGCACGGGATCCCATACTTCACCGCGCTGACCAGTTGCCGGGCGGCGGTCGCGGCCATCGAGGCGCTGACGCAGGGGCCGCTCACTGTGAAGTCGCTGCAGGAGTACCACTCGGCGGCGTAA
- a CDS encoding NRDE family protein yields the protein MCTLVLLQRPSELLAISGNRNELLSRPARGPMVEKGILAPRDELAHGSWLGLNRHGLFVCVTNRRGAMIDPSRKSRGLLVLEALQARSARGLHDALLELRGDRHNGFHLVYADLRDAFVSWSDGYAVQHALLAPGQVHVITERSFGAGEGARERSVLEAFARLEPGVDAWRPPMTVHAGEPLESACVHADNIGYGTRSSLQLVLRRADAQALWTDGHPCTNPASDISALTAQLLAASG from the coding sequence ATGTGCACGCTGGTCCTCCTCCAACGGCCCTCGGAGCTGCTCGCGATCTCGGGCAACCGCAACGAGCTCCTGTCGCGGCCAGCGCGCGGCCCCATGGTGGAGAAAGGCATCCTGGCTCCGCGCGACGAGCTGGCGCACGGAAGCTGGTTGGGCCTCAACCGGCACGGCCTGTTCGTCTGCGTCACCAACCGGCGCGGGGCGATGATCGACCCTTCGCGGAAGAGCAGGGGACTTCTGGTGCTGGAGGCGCTGCAGGCGCGCAGTGCGCGCGGCCTGCACGACGCCTTGCTCGAGCTGCGCGGCGATCGGCACAACGGCTTTCACCTCGTCTATGCCGATCTGCGCGATGCGTTCGTCAGCTGGAGCGACGGCTACGCGGTCCAGCACGCTCTGCTGGCGCCGGGACAGGTGCACGTGATCACCGAGCGCAGCTTCGGCGCCGGCGAAGGCGCGCGCGAGCGATCGGTGCTGGAGGCCTTCGCCCGCCTCGAGCCGGGCGTGGACGCCTGGCGGCCGCCGATGACCGTCCACGCCGGGGAGCCGCTGGAGAGCGCCTGCGTGCATGCCGACAACATCGGGTACGGAACGCGGTCGTCGCTGCAGCTCGTGCTCCGCCGCGCGGACGCGCAGGCATTGTGGACCGATGGCCACCCCTGCACGAACCCGGCGAGCGACATCTCCGCGCTCACCGCCCAGCTACTTGCGGCGTCCGGGTAG
- a CDS encoding ferredoxin family protein — protein MAFVVAEPCIACKYTDCVAVCPVDCFYEGANFLVIHPDECIDCGACEPVCPTKAIFPEDDLPDKWKEFTALNAELSTKWPNINKQKEPLPTAEEYKEKEGKRSMLSMDGFAG, from the coding sequence ATGGCTTTCGTGGTTGCCGAGCCGTGCATCGCCTGCAAGTACACCGACTGCGTTGCCGTCTGTCCCGTGGATTGCTTCTACGAAGGCGCCAACTTCCTCGTGATCCATCCCGACGAATGCATCGACTGCGGCGCCTGTGAGCCGGTGTGCCCGACGAAGGCGATCTTCCCGGAGGACGATCTTCCGGACAAGTGGAAGGAATTCACGGCCCTCAACGCCGAGCTCTCGACGAAGTGGCCGAACATCAACAAGCAGAAGGAGCCGCTCCCCACGGCCGAGGAGTACAAGGAGAAGGAGGGCAAGCGCAGCATGCTCTCCATGGATGGCTTCGCGGGATAG
- a CDS encoding deoxyhypusine synthase, producing the protein MATRSQLRKPFQKARTVDPHPITGRESPHDLLQHAFGAYVGRQERTAYELMRRSIAEDCSIFLTLSGAMTPAGLHQSCLIPLIERGIVSALTTTGANLYHDAHRIIGHAIREVNPNAGDLQLRLARVIRIYDLGFWEEALLDTDKLFSALMQGPDFQRKMTTPEFHGLLGRDIAKMEKALGVEQPSLLSQCWKHGVPIFVGAVQDGSIFLNAVKLRRLFPDTFRFEIDINDDVYAMAAVQHWARHNGSKRLAIWILGGGVPKNYTLQGEPLLDQILFVPTTGFDIDVQFCVDPVDNGALSSCPAGEGHTWGKVSVEAVEAGSVYVHTDVTAVFPWLTHALMSDAKMRRKPKRLLDRLAEARAFLDRDVEKNRRELLKTVVYPGTPTRHEPESTVR; encoded by the coding sequence ATGGCGACTCGCTCCCAACTTCGCAAGCCCTTCCAGAAGGCCCGCACCGTCGATCCCCATCCGATCACCGGCCGCGAGTCGCCGCACGATCTTCTGCAGCATGCGTTCGGCGCCTACGTCGGCCGGCAGGAGCGGACGGCCTACGAGCTGATGCGCCGATCGATCGCGGAGGACTGCAGCATCTTCCTCACCTTGAGCGGCGCGATGACGCCGGCTGGCCTGCACCAGAGTTGCCTGATCCCGCTGATCGAGCGCGGCATCGTCAGCGCGCTTACCACCACCGGCGCGAACCTCTACCACGATGCGCACAGGATCATCGGCCACGCCATCCGGGAGGTGAACCCCAACGCCGGCGATCTGCAGCTCCGCCTCGCCCGCGTGATCCGGATCTACGACCTGGGCTTCTGGGAAGAGGCGCTGCTCGACACCGACAAGCTCTTCTCGGCGCTGATGCAAGGGCCCGACTTCCAGCGGAAGATGACCACGCCCGAGTTCCACGGGCTGCTCGGACGGGACATCGCGAAGATGGAGAAGGCCCTCGGCGTCGAGCAGCCTTCGCTCCTCTCACAGTGCTGGAAGCACGGCGTTCCCATCTTCGTCGGCGCGGTGCAGGACGGATCGATCTTCCTCAACGCGGTGAAGCTGCGGCGCCTGTTCCCCGATACGTTCCGGTTCGAGATCGACATCAACGACGACGTCTACGCCATGGCCGCAGTGCAGCATTGGGCGCGCCACAACGGCTCGAAGCGGCTCGCCATCTGGATCCTGGGCGGCGGCGTGCCCAAGAACTACACGCTGCAGGGGGAGCCGCTGCTGGACCAGATCCTCTTCGTACCGACCACCGGGTTCGACATCGACGTGCAGTTCTGCGTCGACCCGGTCGACAACGGCGCGCTCTCCAGCTGCCCTGCGGGCGAGGGCCATACCTGGGGCAAGGTTTCCGTCGAAGCGGTGGAAGCCGGCTCCGTCTACGTGCACACGGACGTCACCGCCGTGTTTCCCTGGCTCACTCACGCGCTGATGAGCGATGCGAAGATGCGGCGCAAGCCCAAGCGGCTCCTGGATCGGCTCGCGGAGGCGCGCGCATTCCTCGACCGCGACGTGGAAAAGAACCGCCGCGAGCTGCTCAAGACGGTGGTGTATCCCGGTACTCCGACCCGGCACGAACCGGAGAGCACCGTCCGGTGA
- a CDS encoding YqgE/AlgH family protein, with protein sequence MSDLAPGLLIAVPQLDDPNFARSVVLLIEHNESGAMGIVFNRPSDIGLQDIGKEHGMEVHESAGNAFIGGPVQRERGFLVHRRSEVADSVHLQDDVYLSVSTDALRTLLAGDPAAYRLCLGYAGWGPGQLEREMVSGGWLNSGISSKRIFDTPVEKIWEAVIRDLGIDPAFLVQGGGKQ encoded by the coding sequence GTGAGCGACCTCGCCCCCGGGCTCCTGATCGCGGTGCCGCAGCTCGACGATCCGAATTTCGCCCGCTCCGTCGTGCTTCTCATCGAGCACAACGAATCGGGCGCCATGGGCATCGTCTTCAACCGCCCGAGCGACATCGGCCTCCAGGACATCGGCAAGGAGCACGGGATGGAGGTGCACGAGTCCGCGGGGAACGCCTTCATCGGCGGACCGGTGCAACGGGAACGCGGCTTCCTCGTCCACCGCCGATCGGAGGTGGCCGATTCGGTGCATCTGCAAGACGACGTCTACCTGTCGGTGTCTACCGACGCGCTACGCACGCTGCTCGCCGGCGACCCCGCCGCGTACCGGCTCTGCCTCGGGTACGCCGGGTGGGGACCGGGACAGCTCGAGCGCGAGATGGTCTCCGGCGGCTGGCTGAATTCCGGCATCTCTTCCAAGCGCATCTTCGACACGCCGGTGGAGAAGATCTGGGAAGCGGTGATCCGCGACCTCGGGATCGATCCGGCCTTCCTCGTGCAGGGCGGAGGCAAGCAATGA
- a CDS encoding DUF99 family protein, producing the protein MALPRAGRTLRVIGFDDVPWRHRRKATVGVVGAVCAGTRFEGMVYGTVRRDGWRATSALEALLLEGKFLPQIHLVLLDGIALGGFNVVDLPRLAHALQRPCIAVMRKLPDLPAMERAARRLSRPQARLALLRRAGPIHVHGPFVYQVHGADPRETAEALQRLTDTGNVPEALRLAHLIGGALAYGQSGRRA; encoded by the coding sequence ATGGCACTTCCGCGGGCAGGGCGCACCCTGCGGGTGATCGGATTCGACGACGTCCCCTGGCGCCACCGGCGGAAAGCTACGGTCGGAGTGGTCGGCGCCGTCTGCGCCGGGACGCGGTTCGAGGGGATGGTCTACGGCACCGTCCGCCGCGACGGCTGGCGCGCGACGTCCGCGCTGGAAGCGCTCTTGCTCGAGGGCAAATTCCTGCCGCAGATCCACCTCGTGCTGCTCGACGGAATTGCGCTGGGCGGATTCAACGTCGTCGATCTGCCGCGCCTCGCGCACGCCTTGCAGCGGCCGTGCATCGCCGTCATGCGGAAGCTGCCTGACCTTCCGGCAATGGAGCGCGCGGCCCGACGCCTGTCCCGCCCGCAGGCCCGCCTCGCCCTGCTGCGGCGCGCGGGTCCCATTCACGTGCACGGGCCCTTCGTGTACCAGGTGCACGGCGCCGACCCGCGAGAGACGGCGGAGGCCCTGCAGCGCCTGACGGATACCGGCAACGTGCCGGAGGCTCTGCGGCTCGCGCATTTGATCGGCGGCGCCCTGGCCTATGGCCAGAGCGGGAGGAGAGCATGA
- the corA gene encoding magnesium/cobalt transporter CorA: protein MGAPQRLEAARHLDPGRRRAQELHAAGGAAAGPDPLRTDHRVRHRRAVLRRPGRQRRALQLPCGRGPYLGQGFRRSGGSRLRLRAHGRHRRVSLAHSRADERCEDAAQAQAAPGSARGGARIPRPRRGKEPPRAAQDGGVSRYSDPARTGEHRPVTVTAVIADGSDLVSVALEQARAALGKARLVWIDSDSRGPEVEALLRDLGVHPLTIEDVFETRTVPKVEDFGRYLFILAHAVRVPAEGPSRLQETELDIVVGARWVFTHHEAALTAPARLREEALRTRRALDPVKIAHALLDRLVDDALPAIDAFDDELEQLEKISLARIPRRTTVPRVLALRSALHRFRRAAVHQREVLLRLARGEFALIPADQLPFFRDVHDHAVRIADEIDDARELLSGILEAHLSMVSNRLNEIMKVLTMMASVFLPISFIAGVYGMNFEAMPELRSPWGYPAVLAAMALTVAGLLWWFRRRGWLE from the coding sequence TTGGGCGCGCCACAACGGCTCGAAGCGGCTCGCCATCTGGATCCTGGGCGGCGGCGTGCCCAAGAACTACACGCTGCAGGGGGAGCCGCTGCTGGACCAGATCCTCTTCGTACCGACCACCGGGTTCGACATCGACGTGCAGTTCTGCGTCGACCCGGTCGACAACGGCGCGCTCTCCAGCTGCCCTGCGGGCGAGGGCCATACCTGGGGCAAGGTTTCCGTCGAAGCGGTGGAAGCCGGCTCCGTCTACGTGCACACGGACGTCACCGCCGTGTTTCCCTGGCTCACTCACGCGCTGATGAGCGATGCGAAGATGCGGCGCAAGCCCAAGCGGCTCCTGGATCGGCTCGCGGAGGCGCGCGCATTCCTCGACCGCGACGTGGAAAAGAACCGCCGCGAGCTGCTCAAGACGGTGGTGTATCCCGGTACTCCGACCCGGCACGAACCGGAGAGCACCGTCCGGTGACGGTGACCGCGGTGATCGCGGACGGGTCGGACCTGGTTTCGGTCGCGCTGGAGCAGGCGCGCGCGGCGCTGGGTAAAGCCCGATTGGTCTGGATCGACTCGGACTCGCGCGGCCCCGAGGTGGAGGCCCTGCTCAGGGACCTGGGCGTGCACCCGCTTACCATCGAGGACGTCTTCGAGACGCGGACGGTGCCCAAGGTCGAAGACTTCGGACGCTACCTCTTCATCCTCGCCCATGCTGTGCGCGTCCCGGCCGAAGGGCCTTCACGCCTCCAGGAAACCGAGCTCGACATCGTCGTCGGAGCGAGATGGGTCTTCACCCACCATGAGGCCGCGCTGACGGCGCCCGCCCGCCTTCGCGAAGAGGCGCTGCGGACGCGGCGCGCGCTGGATCCGGTCAAGATCGCGCACGCCTTGCTGGATCGCCTGGTCGACGACGCGCTGCCTGCCATCGACGCCTTCGACGACGAGCTGGAGCAACTGGAGAAGATCTCGCTCGCGCGAATCCCGCGGCGCACCACGGTCCCGCGCGTGCTGGCCTTGCGCTCGGCGCTGCACCGCTTCCGGCGGGCGGCGGTGCACCAGCGCGAGGTGCTGCTCCGCCTGGCGCGCGGCGAGTTCGCTCTGATCCCGGCCGATCAGCTTCCGTTCTTTCGCGACGTCCACGATCACGCGGTCCGTATCGCGGACGAGATCGACGACGCGCGCGAGCTGCTCTCCGGAATCCTCGAGGCGCACCTGTCGATGGTCTCGAATCGACTGAACGAGATCATGAAGGTCCTGACGATGATGGCCTCGGTATTCCTGCCCATCTCGTTCATCGCCGGCGTGTACGGAATGAACTTCGAAGCGATGCCGGAGCTGCGCTCGCCGTGGGGTTATCCCGCCGTTCTTGCGGCGATGGCCCTCACTGTCGCGGGCCTTCTCTGGTGGTTCCGCCGCCGCGGCTGGCTGGAATAG
- a CDS encoding site-specific DNA-methyltransferase, which translates to MGLLAGQFAALLWHEPITAASGADVSYISRHDAVRDSRPAVRCLAADARLEETYRRVLQGERAALLLTDPPYCLLTRRRKGGDLREKRRGVKIDRDPVVRFEDVRAYRRFTAEWLPAAAAHVDGPLVVWTNFLGKEPIRSAARELGYREAGEFLWAKRTSERDGNELLLRVYETALVFLKEPLSELRPQDVQRAWCVAAAYDDEGEAAKWGNHPNHKPFSVLEPLVRQWSRPGDLVLDPFAGSGSIPAAALRLQRRVACSEIEPEWAGRVSRRLSEVHP; encoded by the coding sequence ATGGGTCTCCTGGCGGGGCAGTTCGCTGCTCTCCTCTGGCACGAACCTATCACGGCTGCAAGCGGGGCGGACGTCAGCTACATTTCGCGGCATGACGCGGTACGAGACTCGCGTCCGGCCGTGAGATGCCTGGCGGCGGATGCCCGGCTCGAGGAGACGTACCGACGCGTCCTGCAGGGGGAGCGCGCGGCGCTGCTGCTCACCGATCCGCCCTATTGCCTGTTGACGCGGCGGCGCAAGGGCGGCGACCTGCGCGAGAAGCGCAGGGGCGTGAAGATCGATCGCGATCCCGTCGTGCGATTCGAGGACGTCCGCGCCTATCGCCGCTTCACCGCCGAGTGGCTTCCGGCCGCCGCGGCGCACGTCGACGGACCGCTCGTCGTCTGGACGAATTTCCTCGGCAAGGAGCCCATCCGCTCGGCGGCGCGCGAGCTCGGATATCGCGAGGCGGGTGAGTTCCTCTGGGCGAAGAGAACCTCGGAGCGCGACGGCAACGAGCTGCTCCTGCGCGTTTACGAGACGGCGCTGGTCTTCCTCAAGGAGCCGCTTTCCGAGCTTCGGCCGCAGGACGTCCAGCGCGCCTGGTGCGTGGCGGCGGCCTACGACGACGAAGGCGAGGCGGCCAAGTGGGGAAATCATCCGAATCACAAGCCGTTTTCCGTGCTGGAGCCGCTCGTGCGGCAATGGTCCCGGCCCGGCGACCTCGTGCTCGACCCGTTCGCGGGAAGCGGGAGCATTCCGGCGGCGGCGCTTCGCTTGCAACGCCGGGTCGCTTGCAGCGAAATTGAGCCCGAATGGGCCGGCCGGGTGTCGCGGCGGCTCTCGGAGGTGCATCCGTGA